Proteins encoded by one window of Candidatus Sumerlaea chitinivorans:
- a CDS encoding ATP synthase delta chain, with amino-acid sequence MKYVDPVITERYARALFQAAKRLGAVAQIRNDVAILEGLTGLRGKLQVFLDSPAITTEAKQALIDKALKPHVCPLLYRLLVLLLQKGRMEYLQAILHRFKVLADRDEGILDAVVVTARQLGEFEQVRLQTALEAFAKARLRIQYRVDPRVIGGVRFQCGDVLLDDTIRGRLDEIRQRLEAAALR; translated from the coding sequence GTGAAGTACGTGGACCCCGTCATCACGGAGCGCTATGCTCGAGCCTTGTTTCAGGCAGCAAAGCGATTGGGAGCCGTTGCTCAGATACGCAATGATGTGGCAATCCTTGAGGGATTGACGGGCCTGCGCGGCAAACTGCAAGTGTTCCTCGATAGCCCAGCAATCACTACAGAAGCGAAGCAGGCGTTGATCGATAAGGCGCTCAAACCGCACGTCTGCCCTCTGCTTTATCGTCTATTGGTGTTGCTCCTCCAAAAGGGGCGCATGGAGTATCTCCAAGCCATTCTCCACCGCTTCAAAGTGCTGGCGGATCGCGATGAAGGAATTCTCGATGCCGTAGTCGTCACGGCGCGTCAGTTAGGGGAGTTTGAGCAGGTTCGGTTGCAAACTGCGCTTGAGGCGTTTGCAAAGGCGCGTCTACGCATTCAGTATCGCGTGGATCCCCGTGTCATTGGTGGAGTGCGGTTTCAATGCGGGGATGTGCTTCTCGATGATACCATTCGAGGTCGCCTCGACGAGATTCGACAACGTTTGGAGGCGGCTGCGCTTCGATGA
- a CDS encoding ATP synthase alpha chain translates to MAIRPEEITNIIERELEGYRAELDVEKVGTILKVGDSIATIYGLNDAMAGELLEFPGGIMGVVLNLEESTVGAAIFGSDQGIKEGDIVKCTGRILSVPVGEALIGRVVNALGEPVDGKGPIVASEYRPVESPAPNVISRQSVKQPLMTGIKAIDSMIPIGRGQRELIIGDRQTGKTAIAIDTIINQKGQDVICIYVAIGQKASTVAGLVQTLEKYGAMDYTIVVAATADEAPSLQYIAPYAGCAMGEYFMYNGGHALCIYDDLSKQATAYRQLSLLLRRPPGREAYPGDVFYLHSRLLERAAKLSEDPEIIRQSCPQAKKPGGSLTALPFIETQAGDVSAYIPTNVISITDGQIYLEPDLFYSGVKPAVNVGLSVSRVGGNAQYKAMKKVGGKLRLELAQYRELAAFAQFGSDLDAATRAQLTRGERLVEVLKQDQFTPYPLWKQVAIIFAATQGFLDDMPLEQVKPFEAALYPYLEKNAADVIHEIESTKDLSESAQERLRKAVGEFKAEFLRSTA, encoded by the coding sequence ATGGCCATTCGCCCTGAGGAAATCACGAATATCATCGAACGCGAGCTGGAAGGTTATCGCGCCGAGCTCGACGTTGAGAAGGTGGGAACGATCCTCAAAGTGGGAGATTCAATCGCCACCATCTATGGGCTCAATGACGCCATGGCAGGCGAGCTGCTGGAATTTCCGGGCGGGATCATGGGCGTGGTGCTCAATTTGGAAGAGTCCACGGTTGGTGCAGCGATTTTCGGAAGCGACCAGGGAATTAAAGAAGGCGATATCGTGAAGTGCACCGGCAGGATCCTGAGTGTTCCGGTCGGTGAAGCCTTGATTGGCCGTGTCGTCAACGCCTTGGGAGAACCTGTTGATGGCAAGGGCCCGATCGTGGCCAGTGAGTACCGCCCGGTGGAGTCACCTGCCCCCAACGTTATCTCGCGCCAATCTGTGAAGCAACCCCTCATGACAGGAATCAAGGCAATTGACTCGATGATTCCTATCGGGCGCGGCCAGCGCGAGCTCATCATCGGCGATCGCCAAACCGGAAAAACAGCGATCGCAATTGATACGATCATCAATCAAAAGGGACAGGACGTCATCTGTATCTACGTCGCCATCGGCCAGAAGGCCTCGACGGTTGCCGGGTTGGTGCAAACGCTCGAAAAATATGGTGCCATGGACTATACGATTGTCGTCGCAGCCACGGCGGACGAAGCCCCCTCGCTCCAATACATCGCGCCGTACGCTGGCTGTGCTATGGGTGAGTACTTTATGTACAACGGCGGCCACGCGCTTTGCATTTACGATGACCTCTCAAAACAGGCTACGGCGTATCGCCAGTTGTCGTTGCTCCTGCGGCGTCCGCCGGGGCGTGAGGCGTATCCGGGCGACGTATTTTACCTGCATTCGCGCCTCCTCGAACGTGCTGCGAAACTGAGTGAAGATCCTGAGATTATCAGGCAATCCTGCCCGCAGGCCAAAAAGCCGGGGGGAAGCCTGACAGCACTGCCGTTCATCGAAACACAGGCAGGCGACGTCTCGGCCTACATTCCCACCAACGTGATCTCCATTACCGACGGCCAGATTTATTTGGAGCCGGACCTATTCTACTCTGGCGTGAAACCCGCGGTAAACGTTGGTCTTTCGGTGAGCCGCGTGGGTGGAAATGCGCAGTACAAGGCAATGAAGAAGGTGGGCGGAAAATTGCGTCTCGAGCTCGCCCAGTATCGGGAGCTTGCCGCATTCGCTCAGTTTGGATCGGACCTTGATGCTGCCACACGGGCGCAGCTCACCCGCGGTGAACGTTTGGTAGAGGTTCTTAAGCAGGATCAGTTTACACCATATCCCCTTTGGAAGCAGGTCGCGATCATTTTCGCTGCCACGCAAGGGTTCCTCGATGACATGCCGCTGGAGCAGGTGAAACCGTTCGAGGCGGCCCTTTACCCGTATTTGGAGAAGAACGCGGCGGATGTGATCCATGAAATCGAATCCACCAAGGACCTCAGTGAATCCGCCCAGGAACGACTGCGAAAGGCTGTTGGCGAATTCAAAGCTGAGTTTCTCCGCTCTACTGCTTAG
- a CDS encoding Negative regulator of beta-lactamase expression produces MSALNRAVIHHTAQPNDYNTNSQSESAALVRAIQNLHMDVNGWSDIGYHFLVDKLGNRFEGRYTSITQMPRGAHDAVNTNSFGFNVMGYMHSPYNQQPTTAQRQALYDLIAWKIPDPFTGYGSGTYNNKTVGYICGHRDVGATACPGDLMYQYIGTNFYGGEARNEVNKRIVGVEVIVDNASSNFTASSSWFASTSTSGYYGTNYHARATAAVSDPAKWTVTLPSDGTYAVYAWWTAGTNRAPSAPYIITHTGGNTTVNVNQQANGGKWNLLGTWQFYQGTAVRVQLSCWTTTGYYVIADAVRFVKQ; encoded by the coding sequence ATGAGTGCACTGAACCGTGCGGTGATCCACCATACGGCCCAGCCCAACGATTACAACACGAACTCACAAAGCGAATCCGCCGCTCTCGTCCGTGCGATCCAGAACCTTCACATGGATGTGAACGGCTGGTCGGACATTGGTTACCACTTCCTCGTGGATAAGTTGGGCAATCGCTTCGAGGGCCGTTACACGTCCATCACCCAGATGCCACGCGGGGCGCATGACGCTGTCAACACCAACAGCTTTGGATTCAACGTGATGGGCTATATGCACTCGCCGTACAACCAGCAACCCACGACGGCCCAGCGGCAAGCGCTGTACGACCTCATCGCATGGAAGATTCCAGATCCTTTCACTGGTTACGGGTCTGGCACCTACAATAACAAGACCGTAGGGTACATCTGTGGTCACCGGGATGTAGGCGCCACAGCATGCCCGGGCGATCTGATGTATCAGTACATCGGGACCAACTTCTACGGCGGTGAGGCGCGCAATGAGGTCAACAAGCGCATCGTGGGTGTTGAAGTGATCGTGGACAATGCAAGCTCGAATTTCACCGCTTCGAGCTCATGGTTTGCCAGCACTTCCACCTCCGGCTACTACGGCACGAATTATCATGCACGCGCTACAGCGGCCGTCAGTGACCCGGCGAAATGGACCGTCACGCTTCCCAGCGATGGCACGTATGCCGTTTATGCTTGGTGGACAGCCGGTACGAACCGAGCACCAAGCGCGCCCTACATTATTACACATACGGGCGGCAACACCACCGTCAACGTCAACCAACAGGCAAACGGCGGGAAGTGGAACCTGCTCGGCACGTGGCAGTTCTACCAAGGCACCGCCGTACGCGTTCAGCTTTCCTGCTGGACAACGACAGGTTACTACGTGATCGCCGACGCGGTTCGCTTTGTGAAGCAATAG
- a CDS encoding FKBP-type peptidyl-prolyl cis-trans isomerase — MLPVFMAACTQETSSPEGKAVAQQQTSFAAAKEVAAFAGATPKPKRPMRNETFPEDPKATWTTTRSNVRWRDLVVGNGAEVTSGAIAYFHIKTFLHDGQLFHSTLVDRKPVCTAIGIGRLQREFEEALIGMREHGRRLIVFPQGLSYWSAAHLADGPALPPGESPKFEVTCLIVKSGRPATPEEEALSSSSTTSERKEVN; from the coding sequence GTGCTTCCGGTGTTCATGGCTGCCTGCACTCAGGAAACCTCCTCTCCCGAGGGGAAGGCCGTGGCGCAACAGCAGACCTCGTTCGCAGCCGCAAAAGAGGTAGCGGCCTTTGCTGGGGCCACGCCTAAACCCAAGCGCCCCATGCGTAACGAAACCTTCCCAGAGGATCCAAAGGCGACGTGGACGACGACACGCTCGAATGTGCGATGGCGCGATCTCGTCGTCGGCAATGGCGCTGAAGTCACGTCGGGCGCCATCGCCTACTTCCACATCAAAACCTTCCTCCACGATGGGCAACTGTTCCACAGTACGCTGGTGGATCGCAAACCGGTGTGTACAGCCATTGGGATTGGTCGCCTCCAACGTGAATTTGAGGAAGCTCTCATTGGGATGCGCGAGCATGGTCGTCGGCTCATCGTCTTCCCCCAAGGTTTATCCTATTGGAGCGCGGCCCATTTAGCGGACGGCCCGGCTCTGCCACCGGGAGAATCTCCCAAGTTTGAGGTCACGTGCTTGATCGTGAAGTCGGGGCGACCGGCAACACCCGAGGAAGAGGCTTTGAGTTCATCAAGCACAACATCTGAAAGGAAGGAGGTGAACTGA